A DNA window from Camelina sativa cultivar DH55 chromosome 17, Cs, whole genome shotgun sequence contains the following coding sequences:
- the LOC104759977 gene encoding agamous-like MADS-box protein AGL75: protein MSDMQSMPDMQDTEISNLINEGSVITMRPSSSPSSSSYSLTSTSLNNRLLTIFRKAEQLSILCEIDVCVIYYGPQGDLKTFPNEKEKVRNMAMRYSRLDESLRGKKRTHLSEFLEENPNPNKRMKTSPSPKKNVDVLKYPIADHYSPDQISQLIQSLELNLSTSQQRLRFLLESHDKHKLLDHHHHQSLASSSSQNHQTQSLNPNPRQFSLFMYNHGDNTLSQIPVSASNLSQDFSALLQESQLKNQLMKHELSDYDHNISMSDITNNSFQHPCVSKTKHYSGVQESVNNFGMNQKEFYGYDQNMCSMANINSSSSFQHPCVSNTKAVQESVNNYGLNQLTQKQFYGCDQNMSSMGNSGLMQHQVYGYDQNQ, encoded by the exons ATGTCAGATATGCAATCTATGCCAGATATGCAAGATACGGAAATCTCTAATCTCATTAACGAAGGGAGCGt AATCACTATGCGACCCTCTTCgtctccttcgtcttcttcttactcCCTAACTTCAACGAGTTTGAACAATAGACTGCTAACAATCTTTAGGAAAGCGGAACAACTGTCTATCTTGTGTGAAATTGATGTGTGCGTTATATACTACGGACCTCAAGGAGACCTAAAAACGTTTCCAAACGAGAAAGAGAAGGTGAGAAACATGGCTATGAGGTACAGTCGGCTAGACGAATCATTGAGAGGCAAAAAACGCACACATCTTTCTGAGTTCCTTGAGGAGAATCCGAATCCGAACAAGAGGATGAAGACGAGTCCGAGTCCGAAGAAGAATGTGGATGTATTGAAGTATCCAATCGCTGATCACTACTCTCCCGACCAAATCTCCCAATTGATTCAGTCCTTGGAACTCAATCTCTCTACGTCCCAACAAAGGCTTCGATTTCTTCTTGAGTCGCACGACAAACACAAACTactcgatcatcatcatcatcagagttTAGCTTCATCATCCTCTCAGAATCATCAGACCCAATCTTTGAACCCTAATCCTAGACAGTTCTCGCTCTTTATGTATAACCATGGAGATAATACTCTCTCTCAGATCCCTGTCTCTGCATCAAATCTCAGTCAGGATTTCTCAGCGCTACTTCAAGAATCTCAGTTGAAGAATCAGTTAATGAAGCATGAGCTCTCTGATTATGATCACAACATATCCATGAGTGACATCACCAACAACAGTTTCCAACATCCTTGCGTCTCAAAGACAAAACATTACTCGGGGGTACAAGAATCTGTAAACAACTTTGGGATGAATCAGAAGGAGTTTTATGGCTATGATCAGAACATGTGTAGTATGGCTAACATCAATAGCAGCAGCAGCTTTCAACATCCTTGCGTCTCAAACACAAAAGCAGTACAAGAATCTGTGAATAACTATGGGCTGAATCAGTTGACGCAGAAGCAGTTTTATGGTTGTGATCAGAACATGTCTAGTATGGGTAACTCCGGGTTGATGCAGCATCAAGTTTATGGTTATGATCAGAATCAGTGA
- the LOC104758566 gene encoding uncharacterized protein LOC104758566, with protein sequence MEEVRLSPLRQTSVKSSLSGRSTPRGSPRVHSGRTPRRVHGGGGAVQWFRSSRLVYWLLLITLWTYLGFYVQSRWAHDNENKVEFLRFGGRLRKDALYVETNNKGMGGVVADENSDALVNVTSKDDASLNKRTDVSLIKKDDGASRRSLSSKQKTKKAGRTSRSKIRSKQKVSKEVLETKVLEDEQDPQLPMTNATYGKLLGPFGSLEDRVLEWSPHRRSGTCDRKSDFKRFVWSRRFVLVFHELSMTGAPISMMELASELLSCGATVSAVVLSRRGGLMQELNRRRIKVVEDKGEISFKTAMKADLVIAGSAVCTSWIDQYMNHFPAGGSQIAWWIMENRREYFDRAKPVLDRVKMLIFLSESQSRQWLTWCEEEHIKLRSQPVIVPLSVNDELAFVAGIPSSLNTPTLSPEKMREKRQILRESVRAELGLTDTDMLVMSLSSINPGKGQLLLLESVALALAEREQEALRNHRGIIRKEKIGHSSKHRLRGSSRQMKSVSLTLDNGVRRQKQELKVLLGSVGSKSNKVGYVKEMLSFLSNNGNLSKSVMWTPATTRVASLYSAADVYVTNSQGVGETFGRVTIEAMAYGLAVVGTDAGGTKEMVQHNVTGLLHSMGRPGNKELAHNLLFLLRNPDTRLQLGSEGRKKVEKMYMKQHMYQRFVDVLVKCMRP encoded by the exons ATGGAGGAGGTTCGGTTATCGCCGCTGAGACAGACAAGCGTTAAGTCTTCGTTGTCAGGGAGGTCTACTCCAAGAGGTTCACCTAGAGTACATTCTGGTAGGACTCCGCGTAGAGTTCACGGGGGAGGAGGAGCGGTTCAATGGTTCCGTAGTAGCCGACTGGTTTATTGGCTGCTTTTGATTACTCTTTGGACGTATCTTGGGTTTTATGTTCAGTCTAGGTGGGCGCATGATAATGAAAACAAAGTTGAGTTTTTACGGTTTGGAGGGAGGCTGAGGAAGGATGCTTTATATGTGGAGACGAATAATAAAGGAATGGGTGGTGTTGTTGCTGATGAGAATTCTGATGCTTTGGTGAATGTTACCAGTAAGGATGATGCTAGTTTGAATAAGAGGACGGATGTTAGTCTGATCAAGAAAGATGATGGGGCTTCTCGACGGAGTTTGAGTTCCAAGCAGAAGACGAAAAAAGCTGGCCGGACTTCACGTAGTAAGATCCGTAGTAAGCAGAAGGTGAGTAAAGAGGTACTTGAGACTAAAGTTTTGGAAGATGAGCAAGATCCACAACTTCCAATGACTAATGCTACTTATGGTAAGCTTCTTGGTCCCTTTGGATCATTAGAGGATAGAGTTCTAGAATGGAGCCCACATAGACGGTCTGGGACTTGCGACCGGAAATCAGATTTTAAACGCTTTGTTTGGTCAAGGAGATTTGTCCTGGTATTCCACGAGCTGTCTATGACTGGCGCTCCAATCTCAATGATGGAGCTGGCTTCAGAGCTTTTGAGCTGTGGTGCAACAGTCTCTGCAGTTGTTCTGAGCAGGAGGGGTGGATTGATGCAAGAGCTCAATAGGAGAAGAATCAAAGTGGTTGAAGACAAAGGAGAAATCAGCTTCAAGACCGCCATGAAAGCAGATTTGGTCATTGCAGGATCAGCAGTATGTACCTCATGGATAG ATCAATACATGAATCATTTTCCAGCCGGTGGAAGTCAGATAGCTTGGTGGATAATGGAAAACCGACGAGAATACTTTGATCGAGCGAAGCCAGTACTTGACCGAGTGAAGATGCTGATTTTCTTATCTGAATCACAGAGTAGACAATGGTTAACATGGTGCGAGGAGGAGCATATAAAGCTTAGATCACAACCAGTGATTGTTCCACTCTCTGTAAATGATGAGTTAGCTTTTGTAGCTGGGATTCCTTCCTCACTCAACACACCAACGCTTTCTCCAGAGAAAATGAGGGAGAAGAGACAAATATTGCGCGAATCAGTGAGAGCAGAGTTAGGTTTAACAGATACAGATATGCTTGTGATGTCTCTTAGCAGCATAAATCCAGGAAAAGGacaacttcttctccttgaaTCTGTTGCCTTAGCACTTGCTGAGAGAGAACAAGAAGCTCTAAGGAATCATAGAGGCATCATTAGGAAAGAAAAGATTGGTCACTCCAGTAAGCATCGTTTAAGAGGTTCATCTAGACAGATGAAAAGCGTTTCTCTCACACTTGACAATGGCGTAAGAAGACAGAAGCAAGAACTTAAAGTTCTTCTAGGATCAGTGGGTTCGAAGAGCAACAAAGTCGGATACGTTAAAGAGATGTTAAGCTTCTTATCAAACAACGGAAACTTATCTAAGTCAGTTATGTGGACTCCAGCAACAACTCGTGTTGCTTCTTTATACTCTGCAGCAGATGTCTACGTTACAAACTCTCAG GGAGTTGGTGAAACATTTGGGAGAGTGACAATCGAAGCAATGGCTTATGGACTTGCAGTGGTGGGAACAGACGCAGGAGGAACCAAAGAGATGGTGCAACACAACGTGACTGGTCTACTTCACTCGATGGGACGACCAGGTAACAAGGAGTTGGCTCATAATCTCTTGTTTCTACTTAGAAATCCAGACACAAGGCTACAATTGGGGAGTGAAGGACGCAAAAAGGTTGAGAAAATGTACATGAAGCAACATATGTACCAGCGATTCGTTGACGTTCTTGTCAAATGCATGAGACCATAA